A stretch of Spirosoma oryzicola DNA encodes these proteins:
- a CDS encoding (2Fe-2S)-binding protein: MSSLKLTINNQPHTVDVDADMPLLWVIRDVVGLTGTKFGCGIAQCGACTVHLDGTPIRSCSFPASAAAGHKITTIEGISKNGDHPIQKAWIEHQVPQCGYCQSGQIMSAVALLKETPKPTDADIDAAMQGNICRCGTYNRIRQAIHTASSEMAVVPPKAPKSTPKIGKR; this comes from the coding sequence ATGTCTTCCTTGAAATTAACCATTAACAATCAACCACATACCGTTGATGTCGATGCTGATATGCCGCTGTTGTGGGTCATCCGCGATGTCGTTGGGTTAACCGGTACCAAATTTGGCTGCGGCATTGCCCAGTGTGGTGCCTGCACGGTTCACCTCGATGGTACCCCCATTCGTTCCTGTAGCTTCCCGGCATCGGCTGCGGCAGGGCATAAGATTACGACGATTGAAGGTATCTCTAAAAACGGCGACCATCCGATTCAAAAAGCGTGGATCGAGCATCAGGTGCCCCAATGCGGCTACTGTCAGTCGGGGCAGATTATGTCGGCGGTAGCCTTGCTCAAGGAAACACCTAAACCTACCGATGCCGATATTGACGCGGCTATGCAGGGAAATATCTGCCGTTGTGGTACGTACAACCGGATTCGGCAGGCGATTCACACGGCTTCGTCCGAGATGGCAGTCGTCCCACCCAAAGCACCCAAGTCTACACCCAAAATCGGCAAACGATGA
- a CDS encoding xanthine dehydrogenase family protein molybdopterin-binding subunit, which produces MSAKPNQTSIDRRSFLKAAGLTSAAFALGLSATEPLAGPVLNLSDQTGLALPESVELTPFVLIEKSGRITLMNPRPEIGQGTYQSVPALIAEELEVSLDNVTILQTGGESKFGGLWSQAVGGSGSIRGGYTQMRKVGASARDMLIKAASQQWNVPAQECYAENAKIVHRPSGRKLSYGELAEVASKLDVPKEPTLKDPNDFKILGKPAPRPDTPLKATGKAQFGIDAKVPGMLYASVERCPVLGSKLVSFDATQSLKVKGVRKVVKVERVVGYNRYEGVAVVADNYWAALKGRKALTVKWDNQNHETFNTVSFENSLRELAKTDGVVGHNAGEFDKAFTDAPIKLEAFYETPIISHSTMEPMNALAHYQPGNKLELWVSSQGGDLVRDEVAKVLTIPADNIKVNILFNGGGFGRRLTQDFATEAALLSKTVGKPIKVVWTREDDTALGPFRPMTFSAMRGALSNEGQAVALQHKVISPSIDATMGEKGKYDKTKPDGTMLEGTNEQQYEIPNVNTRYVHAETHIPLTYWRSVTSSTLAFSHECFLDEMAHKAGQDPMAFRLAMLTKESDTKRVLTKLKEVSGWDKPLPAGKGRGVAQWNFFAGLAGQVVEVSKTESGGVKVDKVYCVIDLGTVVNPDTVKAQVEGAIAMALTAATKDGITFEQGRAVQNNFDKNRMLRINEMPPVEVHILAEGGPTIKGVGEPGLPPLAPALANAVFAATGKRIRRLPFDLEKVS; this is translated from the coding sequence ATGAGCGCAAAACCAAACCAAACTTCCATTGACCGCCGAAGTTTTCTGAAAGCGGCCGGTTTGACCAGCGCGGCATTTGCCTTGGGTCTTTCGGCCACTGAACCCCTCGCCGGTCCTGTACTAAATCTAAGCGACCAAACCGGATTGGCCCTACCCGAATCGGTCGAGTTGACGCCTTTTGTTCTCATCGAAAAATCAGGCCGAATTACACTGATGAACCCCCGACCCGAAATCGGTCAGGGGACGTACCAGTCGGTTCCGGCGCTGATTGCCGAGGAGCTGGAAGTTTCGCTGGACAACGTTACTATCCTGCAAACCGGGGGCGAAAGCAAGTTCGGCGGCTTATGGTCGCAGGCCGTTGGCGGCAGCGGTTCCATCCGGGGCGGCTACACGCAGATGCGGAAAGTGGGGGCATCGGCCCGCGATATGCTTATCAAGGCAGCTAGCCAGCAGTGGAACGTCCCTGCTCAGGAGTGTTACGCCGAAAACGCAAAAATCGTACACCGGCCATCGGGCAGAAAACTGTCTTACGGTGAATTGGCAGAGGTAGCTTCCAAGCTGGACGTTCCGAAAGAGCCCACCTTAAAAGACCCCAACGATTTCAAAATTCTGGGCAAACCCGCCCCTCGCCCCGATACACCACTCAAAGCAACGGGGAAAGCGCAGTTCGGAATTGACGCGAAGGTACCCGGTATGTTGTATGCATCAGTCGAGCGGTGCCCGGTGTTGGGCAGTAAGCTGGTGAGCTTTGACGCGACGCAGTCCTTGAAAGTCAAAGGCGTTCGGAAGGTGGTTAAAGTAGAGCGCGTGGTTGGCTACAATCGCTACGAAGGTGTAGCCGTTGTAGCAGACAACTATTGGGCTGCTTTGAAAGGCCGTAAAGCCTTAACCGTAAAATGGGATAACCAGAACCATGAGACGTTCAATACGGTAAGCTTTGAAAATTCGCTGCGTGAACTGGCAAAAACCGATGGTGTTGTCGGCCACAACGCAGGCGAATTCGACAAGGCATTCACCGACGCTCCTATTAAACTCGAAGCCTTTTACGAAACGCCCATCATAAGCCATTCGACGATGGAGCCGATGAATGCATTGGCTCATTATCAACCCGGCAACAAACTGGAACTGTGGGTTTCGTCGCAGGGTGGCGATTTGGTACGGGACGAAGTAGCTAAAGTACTAACCATCCCTGCCGACAATATCAAGGTAAATATCCTGTTTAACGGTGGCGGATTTGGCCGACGACTCACGCAGGATTTTGCCACCGAAGCGGCCCTGTTGTCGAAAACGGTTGGTAAACCGATTAAAGTTGTCTGGACGCGCGAGGATGATACGGCACTTGGTCCTTTCCGCCCGATGACGTTTTCGGCCATGCGCGGTGCTTTGTCGAACGAAGGCCAAGCCGTCGCTTTGCAGCATAAAGTCATTTCGCCCTCTATCGACGCGACGATGGGCGAAAAAGGGAAATACGACAAAACGAAGCCCGATGGCACCATGCTGGAAGGCACGAATGAGCAGCAATACGAAATTCCGAATGTAAACACGCGCTACGTCCACGCCGAAACGCACATTCCGCTGACGTACTGGCGCTCGGTGACGAGTTCGACGCTGGCCTTCTCGCACGAGTGTTTTCTGGACGAGATGGCCCACAAAGCGGGCCAAGACCCAATGGCGTTCCGACTGGCGATGCTGACAAAAGAATCGGATACCAAGCGCGTGCTGACAAAACTGAAAGAAGTGTCGGGCTGGGATAAGCCGTTACCTGCCGGAAAAGGCCGGGGTGTTGCGCAATGGAATTTCTTCGCCGGACTGGCGGGCCAGGTTGTCGAGGTTTCCAAAACGGAAAGTGGCGGTGTAAAAGTTGACAAGGTGTACTGCGTAATCGATCTGGGAACGGTTGTCAATCCCGATACCGTCAAAGCACAGGTCGAAGGAGCAATTGCGATGGCGCTGACAGCCGCCACCAAAGACGGCATCACGTTCGAGCAGGGTCGTGCGGTTCAGAACAACTTCGATAAAAACCGGATGCTCCGTATCAACGAGATGCCTCCCGTCGAGGTACACATTTTGGCCGAAGGGGGTCCGACGATCAAAGGCGTTGGCGAACCCGGTTTACCACCGTTAGCGCCCGCACTGGCTAATGCGGTATTCGCGGCTACGGGCAAACGCATCCGTCGGTTGCCGTTCGATCTGGAGAAAGTTTCCTGA
- a CDS encoding NUDIX hydrolase encodes MDYTEHIISFHNFIADECIPGVSLDCAIFGFHDTRLKVLLLRWKDTSEWCLPGGFIYKTESVDRAAERVLYERTGLDKLFLQQFHLFGDAVRYNREEMWRRQKMPMSFSERWPERTLSVGYYALVDHTQVTPTPDFMTDECRWWDISNLPSLLYDHRQIVTVALQTLRSQLNWQPIGLNLMAEKFTIPELQRLYEAVLDKPLDARNFHKKIMGLHILTRLDERRTGKAHKSPFLYRFDRENYQKALGNGNLSFV; translated from the coding sequence ATGGATTACACGGAGCATATAATCTCCTTTCACAATTTCATAGCTGATGAATGCATACCCGGCGTGTCGCTTGACTGTGCAATATTTGGCTTTCACGACACGCGGCTAAAAGTCCTGCTACTGCGCTGGAAAGATACCAGCGAGTGGTGTTTGCCGGGTGGATTCATCTACAAAACTGAGTCTGTTGATCGAGCAGCCGAACGGGTGTTGTACGAGCGAACGGGTTTGGACAAATTGTTTCTACAGCAATTTCATTTGTTTGGCGATGCCGTTCGGTATAACCGCGAGGAAATGTGGCGTAGACAGAAGATGCCCATGTCGTTTAGCGAACGCTGGCCCGAACGAACCTTATCCGTTGGTTATTACGCGTTGGTAGATCATACGCAGGTAACGCCTACACCCGACTTTATGACGGACGAGTGCCGCTGGTGGGATATAAGTAACTTACCCTCCTTGCTATACGATCACCGCCAGATTGTAACCGTTGCCTTACAGACGCTCCGGTCGCAACTCAACTGGCAGCCCATCGGTCTGAATTTGATGGCTGAAAAATTCACCATTCCGGAACTGCAGCGACTGTACGAGGCTGTGCTCGATAAACCGTTGGACGCTCGCAATTTTCACAAGAAAATTATGGGTCTGCATATCCTGACCCGGCTTGATGAGCGTCGAACGGGTAAAGCGCATAAATCGCCTTTCCTATACCGGTTCGACCGGGAAAACTATCAGAAAGCGCTTGGCAAT